From a region of the Tursiops truncatus isolate mTurTru1 chromosome 13, mTurTru1.mat.Y, whole genome shotgun sequence genome:
- the KMT5A gene encoding N-lysine methyltransferase KMT5A isoform X9, with amino-acid sequence MGEGGAVGRRRPFPGAPRRRWWRRQQQQQRQRQRWWPGRGGGGEGEGAGRAAMGLAGLQENVFTGQSKIYTYMSPNKCSGMRSPLQEENSVAHHEVKCQGKPLAGIYRKRDVGERGVLQDHSEEKRNSGNAIRSSMKAEEQKIKDARRGPLAPFPNQKSEATEPPKTPTSSCDSPNAAAAKQALKKPVRAKQAPRKKAQGKTQQNRKLTDFYPVRRSSRKSKAELQSEERKRIDELIESGKEEGMKFPDQGSNLCPVHWKLRVLITGPPGNPLGQGPPTPGLHDQYRSPAC; translated from the exons ATGGGGGAAGGGGGCGCCGTGGGGCGCCGCCGGCCCTTCCCTGGGGCGCCGCGGCGGCgctggtggcggcggcagcagcagcagcagcggcagcggcagcgctGGTGGCcgggccgcggcggcggcggcgagggcGAGGGCGCGGGGCGCGCCGCCATGGGCCTGGCCGGGCTGCAG GAGAATGTATTTACCGGGCAATCAAAGATCTATACCTACATGAGCCCGAACAAATGCTCTGGAATGCGTTCCCCCCTTCAGGAAGAGAACTCAGTTGCACATCACGAAGTCAAATGCCAGGGGAAGCCGTTAGCCGGAATCTACAGGAAACGCGACG tgggagagagaggagtcCTACAGGACCATTCTGAAG agaaaagaaactctGGGAATGCAATACGAAGCTCCATGAAGGCCGAGGAACAGAAGATCAAAGACGCCAGGAGAGGTCCCCTGGCCCCTTTTCCAAACCAAAAATCTGAAGCAACAGAACCTCCCAAAACCCCGACCTCGTCTTGTGATTCTCCCAATGCAGCTGCCGCCAAGCAAGCCCTGAAAAAGCCCGTCAGGGCCAAACAGGCTCCCAGGAAAAA AGCTCAAGGAAAAACGCAGCAGAATCGTAAGCTCACAGATTTCTACCCTGTGCGAAGGAGCTCCAGGAAGAGCAAAGCTGAGCTGCAG tctgaagaaaggaaaagaatagacGAATTGATTGAAAGtgggaaagaagaaggaatgaag ttccctgaccagggatcgaacctgtgccccgtgcattggaagctcagagtcctaatcactggaccgccagggaatcccctggggcaggggcccccaacccctgggctgcaTGACCAATACCGGTCCCCGGCCTGTTAG